From one Marmota flaviventris isolate mMarFla1 chromosome 1, mMarFla1.hap1, whole genome shotgun sequence genomic stretch:
- the Igfbp3 gene encoding insulin-like growth factor-binding protein 3 has protein sequence MHRARPALWATALTALTLLRGPPVARAGAGAVGAGPVVRCEPCDARALAQCAPPPTAPACAELVREPGCGCCMTCALREGQPCGVYTERCGAGLRCQPPPGEQRPLQALLDGRGFCANASAAGRLRAYLLPAPSSPGNASESEEDRSTGSVESQAVPSTHRVTDSKFHPLHTKMDVIKKGHAKDSQRYKVDYESQSTDTQNFSSESKRETEYGPCRREMEDTLNHLKFLNVLSPRGVHIPNCDKKGFYKKKQCRPSKGRKRGFCWCVDKYGQPLPGYDTKGKDDVHCLSMQSQ, from the exons ATGCATCGGGCGCGCCCCGCACTCTGGGCCACTGCGCTGACCGCACTGACGCTGCTCCGCGGACCGCCTGTGGCCCGGGCAGGCGCTGGCGCAGTGGGCGCGGGCCCCGTAGTGCGCTGTGAGCCATGCGATGCGCGTGCGCTGGCCCAGTGCGCGCCTCCGCCCACAGCGCCCGCGTGCGCCGAGCTGGTGCGCGAGCCAGGCTGTGGCTGCTGCATGACGTGCGCGCTGCGCGAGGGCCAGCCGTGCGGTGTCTACACTGAGCGCTGTGGCGCCGGCCTCCGCTGCCAGCCGCCGCCCGGAGAGCAGCGCCCGCTGCAGGCGCTGCTGGACGGCCGCGGGTTCTGTGCTAATGCCAGCGCCGCTGGCCGTCTGCGCGCCTACCTGCTGCCGGCACCATCCTCTCCAG GAAATGCTAGTGAATCTGAGGAGGACCGCAGCACTGGAAGTGTGGAGAGCCAGGcagtccccagcacacacagGGTGACCGACTCCAAGTTCCATCCCCTCCATACCAAAATGGATGTCATCAAGAAGGGACATGCCAAGGATAGCCAGCGCTACAAAGTGGACTACGAGTCACAAAGCACAGACACCCAGAATTTCTCCTCTGAGTCCAAGCGGGAGACAGAATAT GGTCCCTGCCGTAGAGAAATGGAGGACACACTGAATCACCTGAAGTTCCTCAATGTGCTCAGTCCCAGGGGCGTGCACATCCCAAACTGTGACAAGAAGGGATTTTATAAGAAAAAGCAG tGCCGTCCTTCCAAAGGCAGAAAGCGGGGCTTCTGCTGGTGTGTGGACAAATACGGGCAGCCCCTCCCGGGCTATGACACCAAGGGGAAGGACGATGTGCATTGCCTCAGCATGCAGAGCCAGTAG